A single Eubalaena glacialis isolate mEubGla1 chromosome 18, mEubGla1.1.hap2.+ XY, whole genome shotgun sequence DNA region contains:
- the FGF21 gene encoding fibroblast growth factor 21, with translation MGWDKAKFEHLGLWVPVLAVLLGACQAHPIPDSSPLLQFGGQVRQRYLYTDDAQETEAHLEIRADGTVVGTARQSPESLLELKALKPGVIQILGVKTSRFLCQGPEGRLYGSLHFDPQACSFRELLLEDGYNVYQSEALGLPLRLPPHRSSNWDLAPRGPARFLPLPGFLPAPLEPPGVLAPEPPDVGSSDPLSMVGPSHGRSPSYTS, from the exons ATGGGCTGGGACAAGGCCAAATTCGAGCACCTGGGACTGTGGGTCCCTGTGCTAGCTGTCCTGCTGGGAGCCTGCCAGGCACATCCCATTCCTGactccagccccctcctccaaTTTGGGGGCCAAGTCCGCCAGCGATACCTCTACACGGATGACGCCCAGGAGACGGAGGCCCACCTGGAGATCAGGGCTGATGGCACAGTGGTGGGGACGGCCCGCCAGAGCCCCGAAA GTCTTCTGGAGCTGAAAGCCCTAAAGCCAGGGGTCATTCAAATCTTGGGAGTTAAAACATCCAGGTTCCTGTGCCAGGGGCCAGAGGGGAGGCTGTATGGATCG CTCCACTTCGACCCCCAGGCCTGCAGCTTCCGGGAGCTGCTTCTCGAGGATGGATACAACGTTTACCAGTCTGAGGCTCTTGGCCTGCCACTCCGCCTGCCCCCGCACCGCTCCTCCAACTGGGACCTGGCCCCCCGGGGACCTGCTCGCTTCCTGCCGCTGCCAGGCTTCCTCCCGGcacccctggagcctccaggggTCTTGGCCCCCGAGCCTCCCGACGTGGGTTCCTCGGACCCCCTGAGCATGGTGGGACCTTCACATGGCCGAAGCCCCAGCTACACTTCCTGA